A stretch of the Campylobacter concisus genome encodes the following:
- a CDS encoding FTR1 family iron permease: MNKFLKFMLIMLLPIWLMAKNDDYEQVAAQIKESLQKVITEYRAGNVEQAVSDTQNAYFGLFEDVEAGIRINLGQKKAYSMEKQFGEIRKAIKAGEAPDDVQKRIDQINSEIAEVLPVILKGHRLVGEYSDSPAQAATTDYDTSKFIPEWKVAFTNLSADIDKAIASYESDKQDDAKSAIQDAKFTDYRNTQLEIAIRQHIENGKSIDADIQRKMGEAISGITNGISKDDFKTKLDEIKKLAYDAVSKLPADTAKLAKVDVSDVEAASEEDSGVDYTKVVQNINDKIQAAITLYKNGDAKKAMGDIQDIYFDEFEGSGMENKVGAIDVNLKTAIEATFGNLVALMKSGADEKTLQESASKMSSQLAAALEKTSSSSSPWSLFVWALTIILREGFEALIIVAAVVAYLVKTGNAKAMGKVVYSSVGVAVILSFVMAWLMNVIFGEAAGQKRELMEGITMLVAVGLLFYVGFWLLSNAGAKKWNDYIKSHVSDSISSGSTTTLWWTVFLAVFREGAETVLFYQALIFGAKDSAGYSMIAAGFVIGLVVLLIVYFLFKIFAVKIPIKPFFIFTSAIIFYMSIVFVGKGVGELVEGKIFIPTIINGLSFPDWMRDWLGFQPYYESLVPQIIMVLALVIGIVIMKSKQNKN; encoded by the coding sequence ATGAATAAATTCTTAAAATTTATGCTAATTATGTTGTTGCCTATTTGGCTTATGGCAAAAAATGACGACTATGAGCAAGTCGCAGCTCAGATAAAAGAGTCGCTACAAAAAGTAATAACAGAGTATAGAGCAGGCAATGTTGAACAAGCAGTCAGCGATACTCAAAATGCTTATTTTGGCTTATTTGAAGACGTTGAAGCTGGTATTAGAATAAATTTAGGCCAGAAAAAAGCTTACTCTATGGAGAAGCAGTTTGGCGAGATCAGAAAGGCGATAAAAGCAGGCGAAGCGCCAGATGATGTGCAAAAAAGAATAGATCAGATAAATAGCGAGATCGCTGAAGTTCTACCAGTTATTTTAAAAGGACATAGACTAGTTGGTGAGTATTCAGACAGCCCAGCTCAAGCTGCTACAACTGATTATGATACTTCTAAATTTATCCCTGAGTGGAAGGTGGCATTTACAAATTTATCAGCCGATATAGATAAAGCAATAGCAAGCTATGAGAGCGATAAACAAGATGATGCTAAAAGTGCTATCCAAGATGCTAAATTTACAGACTACAGAAATACTCAACTTGAAATCGCTATTCGCCAGCATATAGAAAATGGTAAAAGCATAGATGCTGATATCCAAAGAAAGATGGGCGAAGCGATCAGCGGCATTACAAATGGCATAAGCAAAGACGACTTTAAAACTAAGCTAGATGAGATCAAAAAGCTAGCGTATGACGCTGTCTCAAAACTACCAGCTGATACTGCAAAACTTGCAAAAGTTGATGTGAGCGATGTAGAAGCAGCTTCTGAAGAAGATAGTGGTGTAGATTATACCAAAGTCGTTCAAAACATAAACGATAAAATTCAAGCCGCTATCACACTTTATAAAAACGGTGATGCAAAAAAAGCCATGGGCGATATCCAAGACATCTACTTTGATGAGTTTGAAGGTAGCGGCATGGAGAATAAAGTAGGTGCAATAGATGTAAATTTAAAAACAGCTATTGAAGCTACATTTGGCAATCTTGTAGCCCTTATGAAGTCAGGCGCAGACGAAAAAACTCTTCAAGAAAGTGCAAGCAAGATGTCATCTCAGCTAGCAGCTGCACTTGAGAAAACTAGCAGTTCAAGCTCACCTTGGTCTTTATTTGTTTGGGCTTTGACTATCATCTTAAGAGAGGGCTTTGAGGCACTTATCATTGTTGCTGCTGTTGTTGCATATCTTGTAAAAACTGGTAATGCTAAAGCGATGGGCAAAGTTGTTTATAGCTCAGTTGGCGTGGCTGTTATCTTAAGTTTTGTCATGGCGTGGCTAATGAATGTCATTTTTGGCGAGGCAGCAGGTCAAAAAAGGGAGCTTATGGAAGGCATCACGATGCTTGTTGCAGTGGGACTTCTATTTTATGTTGGTTTCTGGCTTCTTTCAAATGCTGGTGCTAAAAAATGGAATGACTACATCAAATCACACGTCTCTGACTCTATCTCAAGTGGCTCAACTACAACGCTTTGGTGGACTGTATTTTTAGCAGTATTTAGAGAGGGTGCTGAAACTGTACTATTTTATCAGGCACTTATTTTTGGAGCTAAAGATTCAGCTGGTTACTCGATGATAGCAGCTGGCTTTGTGATAGGACTTGTCGTTCTTTTAATAGTCTATTTCTTATTTAAAATTTTTGCTGTTAAAATTCCTATTAAACCATTTTTTATATTTACGTCAGCTATTATCTTTTATATGTCGATTGTCTTTGTTGGCAAGGGTGTCGGCGAGCTAGTTGAGGGTAAAATTTTCATCCCAACTATCATAAATGGACTTAGCTTCCCTGACTGGATGAGAGACTGGCTAGGATTTCAGCCATATTATGAGAGTTTAGTGCCTCAAATCATTATGGTACTTGCCCTAGTTATAGGCATCGTTATTATGAAATCAAAACAAAATAAAAATTAA
- a CDS encoding iron transporter, producing MNKILSSALALSLAAGFALAGEHPIGEPVEANGMEIAAVYLQPIDMEPKGIDLAPSLADFHLEADIHAIAGNKNGFGEGEWIPYLKINYELKNLDNGKVKKGTFMPMVASDGPHYGANVKMDTGVGNYELKFHIDNPEKQGFGRHADKESGVGKWFEPFTTTYKFQWTGGPVK from the coding sequence ATGAATAAAATTCTTAGTTCAGCCCTAGCACTTAGCCTAGCAGCTGGTTTTGCACTTGCTGGAGAGCATCCAATCGGTGAGCCTGTAGAGGCTAATGGCATGGAGATAGCTGCAGTTTATTTGCAACCAATCGACATGGAACCAAAGGGTATTGACCTAGCTCCAAGCCTAGCTGATTTTCACCTAGAAGCTGACATACACGCTATTGCTGGTAATAAAAACGGCTTTGGCGAAGGTGAGTGGATCCCATACCTAAAGATTAACTACGAGCTAAAAAACCTTGATAACGGCAAAGTTAAAAAAGGTACCTTTATGCCAATGGTTGCAAGCGATGGCCCACACTATGGTGCTAACGTAAAAATGGATACAGGCGTAGGCAACTATGAGCTTAAATTCCACATTGATAATCCAGAAAAACAAGGTTTTGGTCGTCACGCTGACAAAGAGAGCGGTGTTGGTAAATGGTTTGAGCCTTTCACAACAACTTATAAATTTCAATGGACAGGTGGTCCTGTTAAATAA
- a CDS encoding Fe-S-containing protein, whose protein sequence is MSIYFYQVFLALLGFTLFAALNNKDKSLKTLFLPSLFGVVAGVFIFKVVRHALIDDQFKIFIDSVTLVFLLISILWIFLELKIAKIVTFFILGIGFGFGYSSSSVLFPLFGGELLDTLSVISFFLMIFAMILLVFLFFFISNLKSSISPLIAKILALITLVFLLIDRSSQTALELLRAGALKISSELNSQILSVSAKGIYVSEFGTYFYIFVILLLCITALFFMPKSIDKNKFGSIKYRFTKAIRENISDNAKFAFCSILIALGFSLYYDLYASRPPEISEPVLVEPVGDKFIFDVDMLKDNELHRFAYITDEGKQIRFFLLNRFSDRISPVIVFDSCMICGDMGYIKRGNDLICISCNVRIFLPSVGKEGGCNPIPMPFIFDGKNIIVDYKTITDGANFFSKVVEKMVLDPVSRKKVSNLESRSYLYYGRTYFFENNETQAKFEANPEKYVETNGTLK, encoded by the coding sequence ATGTCAATTTATTTCTATCAGGTCTTTTTAGCCCTCCTTGGATTTACGCTTTTTGCTGCCTTAAATAACAAGGATAAAAGTTTAAAAACACTCTTTTTACCGTCACTTTTTGGAGTCGTAGCTGGCGTATTTATCTTTAAAGTCGTTCGTCATGCACTTATAGATGATCAGTTTAAAATTTTCATTGATTCAGTGACGCTAGTTTTTCTACTAATTAGCATTTTATGGATATTTCTTGAGCTTAAGATAGCAAAAATTGTAACGTTTTTTATTTTAGGCATCGGCTTTGGCTTTGGCTATAGTTCAAGCAGTGTGTTATTCCCGCTATTTGGTGGTGAGCTACTAGATACGCTTTCGGTCATTAGCTTCTTTCTAATGATATTTGCAATGATCTTGCTCGTATTTTTATTCTTTTTTATTTCGAATTTAAAATCTAGCATTTCTCCATTAATAGCTAAAATTTTAGCCCTTATTACTTTAGTTTTCTTGCTAATCGATAGGAGCTCTCAGACAGCACTTGAGCTTTTGCGTGCTGGGGCTTTAAAGATAAGTAGTGAGTTAAACTCTCAGATTCTATCTGTTAGTGCAAAAGGTATTTACGTATCAGAATTTGGTACTTATTTTTATATCTTTGTGATCTTACTTTTATGTATCACCGCACTTTTCTTTATGCCAAAAAGTATTGATAAAAATAAATTTGGTTCTATCAAATACCGTTTTACAAAAGCCATTAGAGAAAATATTTCTGATAATGCAAAATTTGCATTTTGTAGTATTTTGATAGCACTTGGATTTTCGCTCTATTATGATCTTTACGCATCTCGTCCACCTGAAATTTCAGAGCCAGTCTTGGTTGAGCCAGTGGGAGATAAATTTATATTTGATGTTGATATGCTAAAAGATAATGAACTTCACAGATTTGCTTATATTACAGATGAGGGTAAGCAGATAAGATTTTTCTTGCTAAACCGCTTTAGTGACCGCATCTCGCCTGTCATCGTCTTTGACTCTTGTATGATTTGCGGTGATATGGGCTATATAAAGAGAGGAAATGACCTTATTTGTATCTCTTGTAATGTTAGAATTTTTTTGCCATCAGTTGGCAAAGAGGGTGGTTGCAATCCGATACCAATGCCATTTATCTTCGATGGCAAAAATATTATAGTTGATTATAAAACTATTACAGATGGAGCAAATTTCTTTAGTAAGGTTGTCGAAAAAATGGTGCTTGACCCAGTTAGTCGCAAAAAGGTGAGCAACCTTGAGTCAAGATCATATTTATACTATGGACGCACATATTTCTTTGAAAATAACGAAACTCAAGCGAAATTTGAAGCAAATCCAGAAAAATATGTAGAAACAAATGGAACGTTAAAATGA
- a CDS encoding ABC transporter permease, whose translation MKNMQLRMIKSSITGSKVQKTMAFITILLAALLIACMLNITLKIGDQVATELRGYGSNIVVLPRGESLSIEIEGKNFTPLKSQNLLPEADIYKIKEIFWRNNIVAFAPFLEAKVKDEKGIEFAFEGTYFDKNIGLKDEPEFSTGVKSLYGFWGVEGVWPKDESMDEILVGEELSKAKNLKVGDKLSLTGKNGVREVKIVGILKGASDETHKLVGSLKLAGDLSGHAGSYTKAEVSAMTIPENDLSLKARRNLDNLDSAEYDKWYCSAYAGSIAFQIEENLPNVSAKASLQVSDAESNIVKKIQSLMGIVSIIALVVSAIGITSLMTSEIYRRKKEIGLLKAIGASNFEIYALFASESLVVAFFAGITGAFLGYALSYVMSYIIFSHGIGIAWIVLPISVAFALLISVVGSLMPMRNVINLLPAEVLYDRK comes from the coding sequence ATGAAAAATATGCAACTAAGAATGATAAAAAGCTCGATCACGGGCTCAAAGGTGCAAAAGACGATGGCCTTTATCACTATACTACTAGCTGCTCTTTTGATAGCTTGCATGCTAAATATCACGCTAAAAATCGGCGATCAAGTAGCAACTGAGCTTAGAGGATATGGCTCAAATATCGTTGTTTTGCCACGAGGTGAGAGCTTAAGTATCGAGATCGAGGGTAAAAATTTCACTCCACTAAAATCACAAAATTTACTTCCAGAAGCTGATATTTATAAGATAAAAGAGATCTTTTGGAGAAACAATATCGTTGCTTTTGCGCCATTTTTAGAAGCAAAGGTTAAAGATGAAAAAGGAATTGAATTTGCCTTTGAAGGAACCTATTTTGATAAAAATATTGGTCTAAAAGATGAGCCAGAATTTAGCACAGGCGTTAAGAGCTTGTATGGATTTTGGGGCGTTGAGGGTGTTTGGCCAAAAGATGAAAGCATGGATGAAATTTTAGTTGGCGAAGAACTTTCTAAGGCTAAAAATTTAAAGGTTGGCGACAAGCTTAGCCTTACTGGCAAAAACGGCGTAAGAGAGGTTAAAATAGTTGGAATTTTAAAAGGAGCTAGTGACGAGACGCATAAGCTAGTTGGCTCACTAAAGCTTGCTGGAGATCTTTCAGGTCACGCTGGCTCATATACAAAGGCTGAAGTCTCAGCTATGACAATCCCAGAAAATGACCTATCGTTAAAAGCAAGAAGAAATTTAGACAACCTTGATAGTGCAGAGTACGACAAATGGTACTGCTCAGCCTATGCTGGCTCGATCGCATTTCAGATAGAAGAAAATTTACCAAACGTTAGCGCAAAGGCAAGCCTTCAAGTAAGCGATGCAGAGAGTAACATAGTAAAGAAAATCCAAAGCCTAATGGGTATTGTTAGTATCATCGCTCTTGTGGTCTCAGCCATCGGTATAACATCGCTAATGACAAGTGAAATTTACCGCCGTAAAAAAGAGATCGGTCTTTTAAAAGCCATAGGCGCTAGCAACTTTGAAATTTACGCCCTTTTTGCTAGCGAAAGCCTTGTGGTTGCCTTTTTTGCAGGCATCACGGGAGCATTTTTAGGATACGCACTAAGCTACGTGATGTCTTACATCATCTTCTCTCACGGCATAGGCATAGCTTGGATAGTGCTGCCAATAAGCGTGGCATTTGCCCTGCTTATCTCAGTCGTTGGCTCGCTAATGCCAATGAGAAACGTCATAAATTTACTACCTGCGGAGGTGCTATATGACCGCAAATAG
- a CDS encoding ABC transporter permease, translated as MTANSKFFYNTIYKSLKNGSSRVMVIVISILLGACVCAAFVNVYLDIDSKVSRELKTYGANMIFAPKDMATSDDMSEKTYNEMIAKVPKDKLLGESGYLFAQANIGPTNAIIMGTKFSNLKKVKPFLDVRDGTMINVDFDDKNVLIGVDLARQAGFKAGDDIEIRAIGSNESINVKIKGVVASGDKEDALLITSLSLAQKISNKAGKINYAEAVVLGNFDEITSLAKTISNDEIAAKPVAKVSKSEGYILEKIKLLMALVSLVILLITSMCVNTTLSAILLSRSKEIALLRAIGASKKDVLKLFGFETFVTALISALVGAFLGYLLAQILGYAIFDSSIDFRILSIPVAVIISLLFAAIAAFYPIKRALNNKMADTLRGE; from the coding sequence ATGACCGCAAATAGCAAATTCTTTTACAATACAATTTATAAAAGTTTAAAAAATGGCTCATCAAGAGTCATGGTCATCGTGATCTCTATCTTGCTTGGAGCATGCGTGTGTGCTGCGTTTGTTAATGTCTATCTAGACATCGACTCTAAAGTCTCACGTGAGCTAAAAACTTATGGTGCAAATATGATCTTTGCTCCAAAAGATATGGCGACAAGTGATGATATGAGCGAAAAAACTTACAATGAAATGATCGCTAAAGTGCCAAAAGACAAGCTTCTTGGTGAGAGCGGTTATCTCTTTGCTCAGGCAAATATCGGCCCGACAAATGCTATCATCATGGGAACAAAATTTAGCAATCTAAAAAAAGTTAAACCATTTTTAGATGTTAGAGATGGAACGATGATAAATGTTGATTTTGACGATAAAAATGTGCTAATAGGCGTCGATCTAGCTCGTCAGGCTGGCTTTAAAGCAGGCGATGATATAGAAATTCGCGCCATTGGCTCAAATGAGAGCATAAATGTAAAGATAAAAGGCGTAGTCGCAAGCGGCGATAAAGAGGATGCACTTTTGATCACGTCACTATCTTTGGCTCAAAAAATTTCAAATAAAGCTGGCAAAATAAACTATGCTGAAGCTGTTGTGCTTGGTAACTTTGACGAGATAACATCGCTTGCAAAGACTATAAGCAATGATGAAATAGCTGCAAAACCAGTGGCAAAGGTCTCAAAGTCTGAGGGCTATATTTTGGAGAAAATAAAGCTATTAATGGCACTTGTTAGCCTTGTTATTTTGCTCATTACTTCAATGTGCGTAAACACAACGCTTAGTGCTATCTTGCTCTCTCGCTCAAAGGAGATCGCACTTCTAAGAGCCATAGGTGCAAGCAAAAAAGATGTATTAAAGCTATTTGGCTTTGAGACATTTGTGACAGCGCTCATCTCAGCATTAGTTGGTGCATTTTTAGGATATTTACTAGCTCAAATTTTAGGTTATGCGATATTTGATTCTAGTATTGATTTTAGAATTTTAAGCATCCCAGTAGCTGTGATAATATCGCTTTTATTTGCAGCGATCGCAGCATTTTATCCGATCAAACGGGCACTTAATAATAAAATGGCAGATACATTAAGAGGAGAATGA
- a CDS encoding ABC transporter ATP-binding protein translates to MQNALELKNICKIFGDVKALDDINFEVKKGEWVSVMGPSGSGKSTLVNILSLMDTPSSGTYMLGGDDASNLNADDTLKFRREKIGLIFQQFHLVPYLSALENVMIAQYYHSSVDEEDAKKALEAVGLSHRLTHRPSQLSGGEQQRLCIARSLINDPEILIADEPTGNLDEANERVILDLFCKLRKDGKTILLVTHNPDLGEYGDKIVYLRHGKLEKIRTIENPKVPNEI, encoded by the coding sequence ATGCAAAATGCACTAGAATTAAAAAATATTTGTAAAATTTTTGGCGATGTTAAAGCACTTGATGATATAAATTTTGAGGTTAAAAAAGGTGAGTGGGTCAGCGTCATGGGGCCAAGTGGTAGTGGTAAGAGTACGCTTGTAAATATCCTTTCTCTAATGGATACTCCAAGTAGTGGCACTTATATGCTTGGTGGCGATGATGCGAGCAATCTAAATGCTGACGATACACTTAAATTTAGACGTGAAAAGATCGGTCTTATTTTTCAGCAGTTTCACTTAGTGCCATATCTTAGCGCACTTGAAAATGTGATGATCGCTCAGTACTATCACAGCTCAGTTGATGAAGAGGACGCTAAAAAGGCACTTGAGGCAGTTGGCCTTTCTCACAGGCTAACACACAGACCAAGTCAGCTAAGTGGTGGCGAGCAACAACGCCTTTGTATCGCTCGATCACTCATAAACGATCCTGAAATTTTAATAGCAGATGAGCCAACTGGTAACCTTGATGAAGCAAATGAAAGAGTTATACTTGATCTATTTTGCAAGCTAAGAAAAGATGGCAAGACGATACTTCTAGTAACTCACAACCCTGATCTTGGCGAGTATGGCGATAAGATCGTCTATCTAAGACATGGTAAGCTAGAGAAAATTCGCACTATTGAAAACCCAAAGGTGCCAAATGAGATATAA
- a CDS encoding TlpA family protein disulfide reductase produces MRYKILFLCLVSALVMGCVKQYEKHHITLNDSSGIDTQFFPTEKRLKIDDKPYMLFFFGTDCGVCKAAIPDLNTLEKEYGKEVQFIGILGPSKGFDKDIELLKEHNITFKTTSDKVSVDYFSKAVGGVMGVPVIYFFDKDGKMRSKFIGLTPKSVLESAIRSLL; encoded by the coding sequence ATGAGATATAAAATTTTATTTTTATGTCTAGTCTCAGCCCTAGTTATGGGCTGCGTCAAGCAGTATGAGAAGCATCATATCACTCTAAATGACTCAAGCGGTATTGATACGCAGTTTTTTCCAACGGAAAAGAGGCTAAAGATAGACGATAAGCCATATATGCTATTTTTCTTTGGTACGGACTGCGGAGTGTGCAAGGCTGCTATACCTGATCTAAATACACTTGAAAAAGAGTATGGTAAAGAGGTTCAATTCATTGGAATTTTGGGGCCTAGCAAGGGTTTTGATAAAGATATTGAGCTTTTAAAAGAGCACAACATTACATTTAAAACTACGAGCGACAAGGTTTCAGTTGATTACTTTAGCAAGGCAGTTGGTGGCGTCATGGGCGTGCCAGTTATCTATTTTTTTGATAAAGATGGTAAGATGCGATCAAAATTTATCGGTCTTACACCAAAAAGTGTACTTGAAAGTGCTATAAGATCGCTCTTGTAG
- a CDS encoding DUF2920 family protein gives MLVDGSYEISSCDDIELGIKRSSLLSFYSCYDNAKDAKALLVIIPGLGEDSDLGYRANLIRTMAETYDVVCISVDYHCIGNRPQLGAKFGLDDIDREILTRELSSIGINLPIDLKSIDCHEKVDLLLKFLSKEITIRKERGILPADFRLNASITMVPTKNEYQNFGVMQAMDVLNAVLYTKKYINNAKFEHLPVIMVGSSHGGYLAHMCAKIAPWLVDAVIDNSSYAIFLWRLIGFGKEINFTNYFCFGTDTLYQNLYLYFFDKTYWTLNEKSPYYFIDAREEIRSILNLDHLNVQSGYKKPIYVSYHCICDKEIAPAKDKIELYEALKKLKFNATLHMIKDESEVDGKFIKSLTHGMGMSYKLLLQKELPSMMEKILSQKNKKSCKSIEYKCGDMIYKFSEVLDQINLEILDIA, from the coding sequence ATGCTAGTTGATGGAAGCTATGAAATTTCATCTTGTGATGATATTGAACTTGGTATAAAAAGAAGCTCTCTTCTCTCCTTTTATTCCTGTTATGACAATGCCAAGGATGCAAAAGCTCTTTTGGTTATTATCCCTGGGCTTGGAGAAGACTCTGACCTTGGATATAGAGCTAATCTTATTCGGACTATGGCAGAGACTTATGATGTTGTATGCATTAGTGTGGATTATCACTGCATAGGCAACCGCCCACAGCTTGGGGCGAAATTTGGACTTGATGATATAGATCGCGAAATCTTAACAAGAGAACTATCAAGCATAGGTATAAATTTACCAATTGATCTAAAAAGTATCGACTGCCACGAGAAGGTTGATTTGCTGCTTAAATTTCTTAGCAAAGAGATTACTATTCGAAAAGAGAGAGGTATTTTGCCGGCTGATTTTAGACTAAATGCTAGCATTACGATGGTGCCAACAAAAAATGAATATCAAAATTTTGGCGTTATGCAAGCAATGGATGTGCTAAATGCTGTGCTTTATACAAAAAAATATATAAATAATGCCAAATTTGAACATCTGCCAGTGATAATGGTAGGCAGCTCACATGGTGGATATCTGGCACATATGTGTGCTAAGATCGCTCCATGGCTAGTTGATGCCGTGATAGATAATAGCTCTTATGCCATATTTTTATGGCGTCTTATTGGCTTTGGTAAAGAGATAAATTTTACTAACTATTTTTGTTTTGGCACTGACACTTTGTATCAAAATTTATATCTTTATTTTTTTGATAAGACCTACTGGACGCTTAATGAAAAATCACCATACTATTTTATTGACGCAAGAGAAGAGATAAGAAGCATCCTAAATTTAGATCATTTAAATGTTCAAAGCGGCTATAAAAAGCCAATTTACGTGAGCTATCACTGTATTTGTGATAAAGAAATAGCTCCAGCAAAGGATAAAATCGAGCTTTACGAGGCTCTTAAGAAACTTAAATTTAACGCAACACTACATATGATAAAAGATGAGAGTGAGGTTGATGGTAAATTTATAAAGTCCCTAACGCACGGAATGGGGATGTCTTATAAACTACTTTTACAAAAAGAGCTTCCCAGTATGATGGAGAAAATTTTATCTCAAAAAAATAAAAAGAGCTGCAAGAGTATTGAGTATAAATGCGGCGATATGATCTATAAATTTAGTGAAGTCTTAGATCAAATAAATCTTGAAATTTTAGATATTGCTTAG